A genomic region of Melanotaenia boesemani isolate fMelBoe1 chromosome 21, fMelBoe1.pri, whole genome shotgun sequence contains the following coding sequences:
- the LOC121632979 gene encoding 5-hydroxytryptamine receptor 3A-like, producing METLCTQCAKPSTEWGYPTTSALPIYLMAPNGLKEKHNRTNNAKLIKLYTGDGETFEKVCSYQDVLNHLNLTKANELFSMTRPVKDYRRPTEVFLEVLLYAILDVKEIDQTFVPYVWIFLVWQNEYIYWNSSDFCGIKNISLPTEILWKPDLTIEEMTEKDKAPPSPYLTINNMGKVFVQNDQVLVSTCRMQVHKFPFDVQSCTLSFKSAIHSIEEIRLVHHLNSSITTEWSRELMRTQYEWLFVDMTVINKTVSPFGAEQDTIIYTISMKRRSVLYIANFLLPVLFFLCLDLASFLISDRGGEKLSFKVTVLLAVTVMQLILNEILPSSSDKIPLIAVYCIGIFALMMLSLLETILVMHLMEKDSQDNESNADQTVEEQGRAINFRGSEREERKLTPYGCICGASAAKTPDERLQVGMTLQLESGKKGSISQPIEEPPAFEELSVELKEVVRILTLILQSSKEEEKPGYWTRKTKTINRVYFIFYVIAAFFFLVFMFSIWNEPQE from the exons ATGGAGACCTTGTGTACCCAGTGCGCTAAACCAAGCACAGAGTGGGGATACCCAACCACGAGTGCCTTGCCCATCTACCTTATGGCTCCCAACGGtctaaaagaaaagcacaacagAACGAATAATGCCAAGTTGATCAAGTTATACA CTGGAGATGGGGAGACCTTTGAGAAAGTGTGTAGTTATCAGGATGTTTTAAACCACCTGAACTTGACCAAAGCCAATGAGCTGTTCTCCATGACCCGGCCTGTTAAAGACTACAGAAGGCCTACAGAGGTATTCTTGGAAGTTCTGCTGTATGCCATCCTAGATGTG AAAGAGATAGACCAGACATTTGTTCCCtatgtttggatttttttg GTCTGGCAAAATGAGTACATTTACTGGAATTCCAGTGATTTTTGTGGGATTAAGAACATTAGTCTTCCTACTGAAATTCTGTGGAAACCAGATTTGACCATTGAAGAGAT GACAGAAAAAGACAAGGCCCCTCCAAGTCCTTATCTCACTATTAACAACATGGGTAAAGTCTTTGTTCAAAATGACCAGGTACTGGTCAGCACCTGCAGGATGCAGGTTCACAAATTCCCATTTGATGTTCAGAGCTGCACCCTTTCATTCAAATCTGCCATCCACTCCA TTGAGGAAATAAGGCTTGTTCACCACTTAAATTCTTCAATAACCACCGAATGGTCACGTGAGTTGATGCGGACTCAGTACGAGTGGCTGTTTGTTGACATGACAGTCatcaataaaactgtttctccATTTGGAGCTGAGCAGGATACAATCATTTATACT ATCTCTATGAAAAGGAGATCTGTACTGTACATTGCAAACTTCCTGTTGCCTGTCCTCTTCTTCCTGTGTCTGGATCTTGCCTCCTTCCTGATCTCAGACAGAGGCGGCGAGAAGCTCAGCTTCAAGGTCACCGTGCTGCTTGCTGTCACTGTGATGCAGCTTATTCTAAATGAAATTTTGCCTTCTTCATCAGACAAGATCCCACTCATAG CGGTCTACTGCATTGGGATTTTTGCACTGATGATGCTCAGCCTGCTGGAGACGATCTTGGTGATGCATCTGATGGAGAAAGACTCTCAAGACAATGAGTCTAATGCAGACCAAACTGTGGAAGAACAAGGCAGAGCAATAAACTTCCGCGGCTCTGAGAGAG AGGAGAGGAAGTTGACTCCATATGGATGCATCTGTGGTGCATCTGCAGCCAAAACACCAGATGAACGGTTACAGGTTGGGATGACACTGCAGttagaaagtggaaaaaag GGCAGCATCAGCCAACCAATAGAAGAGCCGCCTGCCTTTGAAGAGCTCTCAGTTGAGCTGAAGGAGGTGGTGAGGATACTGACTCTGATCCTCCAAAGTagcaaagaggaggaaaagcCCGGCTACTGGACCAGAAAGACTAAAACTATTAACAGAGTTTACTTCATCTTCTATGTTATAGCTGCCTTTTTCTTCTTAGTCTTTATGTTTTCCATCTGGAATGAACCACAAGAATGA
- the lrrc59 gene encoding leucine-rich repeat-containing protein 59 isoform X2 produces the protein MSKNSKVLNLKDKISGNEVDLSLSNLTEVPVRELGLFPKATVVDLSCNNIITLSPEFCSLTHLVRLDLSKNQLTCLPDDLGNLVNLQHLDLYNNKLTGLPVSFSQLKSLKWLDLKDNPLEPGLAKAAGDCLDEKQCKQCALKVLQHMRAIQDEVDRAREKRLLREKELEKKREARQREREAREREARKREKAEEKEKRRKEYVAQMAAVAAQEQQKKKNEERKKKNGQAADKKVVVEPAPKPRRSLIGLMFKLLLLLMLGLAGVAAACRLTDLQKEAVCVPINTAVDSSLSWAKVQEGVIRQLVQNLSSAAKELLESTQTSKN, from the exons ATGagtaaaaacagcaaagtgTTGAACCTGAAGGATAAAATCAGTGGGAATGAAGTGGACCTAAGCCTGAGTAACCTCACAGAGGTGCCAGTCAGAGAGCTC GGTTTATTTCCTAAAGCAACTGTTGTGGACTTGTCATGTAACAACATTATTACCCTTTCT CCAGAGTTTTGCAGTCTGACCCATTTAGTGAGGCTAGATCTGAGTAAAAACCAGCTGACTTGTCTACCAGATGACCTGGGGAACCTGGTCAACCTTCAACATCTGGACCTGTACAACAACAAGCTGACAGGGCTGCCTGTCAGCTTCTCTCAGCTCAAG AGCCTAAAGTGGTTGGATCTGAAGGATAACCCGTTAGAGCCCGGCCTGGCCAAAGCTGCAGGAGACTGTCTGGATGAGAAGCAGTGCAAACAGTGTGCCTTGAAG GTTCTGCAGCACATGAGAGCGATTCAGGATGAGGTTGATCGTGCACGAGAGAAGCGCCTTTTGAGGGAAAAAG AGCTGGAGAAGAAGAGGGAGGCGAGGCAGCGGGAGCGGGaggccagagagagagaggctcGTAAACGGGAGAAGGCAGAAgagaaggagaagaggaggaaggagtaCGTCGCTCAAATGGCAGCCGTGGCTGCGCAGgagcaacagaagaagaagaatgaggagaggaagaaaaaaaatggacagGCAGCAG ATAAAAAGGTGGTTGTGGAACCGGCACCTAAACCTCGGCGCTCTCTCATTGGCCTGATGTTTAAGCTCCTCCTCCTGTTGATGCTGGGATTGGCTGGAGTTGCCGCCGCCTGCCGGCTGACCGACCTGCAGAAGGAGGCCGTCTGCGTGCCAATCAACACTGCCGTCGACAGCAGCTTGTCCTGGGCCAAAGTGCAAGAGGGCGTGATCAGACAGCTGGTGCAGAATCTGTCATCTGCAGCTAAGGAGCTTCTTGAATCAACACAAACATCTAAGAACTAA
- the nat9 gene encoding N-acetyltransferase 9 translates to MKINDNTLLEGHKVVLVPYNAEHVPRYHEWMKSAELQQLTASEPLTLEQEYDMQTRWREDNDKCTFIILDKQQWADPSVEEEQCMVGDVNIFLTDPSDLSLAELEIMVAEPRYRGKGIGKEVTCMMMCYGVTKLGIRKFQAKIGLDNQISIAMFKKLHFQEVSVCKVFKEVTLELRVDESIQTKLQDDAAHMKERDYRQTCSNRKKLVSQ, encoded by the exons ATGAAGATTAATGACAATACTTTACTAGAGGGACACAAAGTCGTGCTGGTTCCTTATAATGCAGAGCACGTGCCCAG gtatCATGAGTGGATGAagtctgcagagctgcagcagctgactgCTTCAGAGCCGTTGACCCTGGAGCAGGAGTACGACATGCAGACGAGGTGGAGGGAAGATAATGACA AATGCACATTCATCATCTTGGACAAGCAGCAGTGGGCTGACCCCAGtgtggaggaggagcagtgcATGGTGGGAGATGTCAACATCTTCCTAACTGACCCCTCAGACCTATCCCTGGCAGAGCTGGAGATCATGGTGGCAG AGCCGAGGTACAGAGGGAAGGGCATCGGGAAGGAAGTGACGTGCATGATGATGTGCTATG GAGTCACCAAACTTGGGATCAGAAAGTTTCAAGCAAAAATCGGGCTGGACAACCAGATCAGCATCGCCATGTTCAAGAAGCTACACTTCCAGGAG GTGTCGGTGTGCAAAGTGTTTAAAGAAGTGACCCTTGAGTTGAGGGTGGATGAGTCCATTCAGACGAAGCTGCAGGATGATGCAGCCCACATGAAAGAAAGAGACTAcagacaaacctgcagcaacagAAAGAAGCTGGTTTCGCAGTGA
- the lrrc59 gene encoding leucine-rich repeat-containing protein 59 isoform X1: MSKNSKVLNLKDKISGNEVDLSLSNLTEVPVRELGLFPKATVVDLSCNNIITLSPEFCSLTHLVRLDLSKNQLTCLPDDLGNLVNLQHLDLYNNKLTGLPVSFSQLKSLKWLDLKDNPLEPGLAKAAGDCLDEKQCKQCALKVLQHMRAIQDEVDRAREKRLLREKELEKKREARQREREAREREARKREKAEEKEKRRKEYVAQMAAVAAQEQQKKKNEERKKKNGQAAADKKVVVEPAPKPRRSLIGLMFKLLLLLMLGLAGVAAACRLTDLQKEAVCVPINTAVDSSLSWAKVQEGVIRQLVQNLSSAAKELLESTQTSKN, from the exons ATGagtaaaaacagcaaagtgTTGAACCTGAAGGATAAAATCAGTGGGAATGAAGTGGACCTAAGCCTGAGTAACCTCACAGAGGTGCCAGTCAGAGAGCTC GGTTTATTTCCTAAAGCAACTGTTGTGGACTTGTCATGTAACAACATTATTACCCTTTCT CCAGAGTTTTGCAGTCTGACCCATTTAGTGAGGCTAGATCTGAGTAAAAACCAGCTGACTTGTCTACCAGATGACCTGGGGAACCTGGTCAACCTTCAACATCTGGACCTGTACAACAACAAGCTGACAGGGCTGCCTGTCAGCTTCTCTCAGCTCAAG AGCCTAAAGTGGTTGGATCTGAAGGATAACCCGTTAGAGCCCGGCCTGGCCAAAGCTGCAGGAGACTGTCTGGATGAGAAGCAGTGCAAACAGTGTGCCTTGAAG GTTCTGCAGCACATGAGAGCGATTCAGGATGAGGTTGATCGTGCACGAGAGAAGCGCCTTTTGAGGGAAAAAG AGCTGGAGAAGAAGAGGGAGGCGAGGCAGCGGGAGCGGGaggccagagagagagaggctcGTAAACGGGAGAAGGCAGAAgagaaggagaagaggaggaaggagtaCGTCGCTCAAATGGCAGCCGTGGCTGCGCAGgagcaacagaagaagaagaatgaggagaggaagaaaaaaaatggacagGCAGCAG CAGATAAAAAGGTGGTTGTGGAACCGGCACCTAAACCTCGGCGCTCTCTCATTGGCCTGATGTTTAAGCTCCTCCTCCTGTTGATGCTGGGATTGGCTGGAGTTGCCGCCGCCTGCCGGCTGACCGACCTGCAGAAGGAGGCCGTCTGCGTGCCAATCAACACTGCCGTCGACAGCAGCTTGTCCTGGGCCAAAGTGCAAGAGGGCGTGATCAGACAGCTGGTGCAGAATCTGTCATCTGCAGCTAAGGAGCTTCTTGAATCAACACAAACATCTAAGAACTAA